One genomic region from Strix uralensis isolate ZFMK-TIS-50842 chromosome 5, bStrUra1, whole genome shotgun sequence encodes:
- the GNPTAB gene encoding N-acetylglucosamine-1-phosphotransferase subunits alpha/beta isoform X3, which yields MFDSYRDNVAGKSFQNRLCLPMPIDVVYTWVNGTDIELIKELQQVREQMEEEQKIMREILGKNATEPTKKSEKQLECLLTHCIKVPMLVLDPALPTNVTLKDLLSIHPALQAANNMFFVAKPKNPSTNVTVIVFESPKDVEAAHSGMLKDNSKQIVWRGYLTTDKEVPGLVLMQDLAFLSGFPATFKETNQLRTKLPESLASKVKLLQLYSEASVALLQLNNPKGFQELSKQAKKNMTIDGKELMLNPAYLLWDLSSVSQSKQDEDISASRFEDNEELRYSLRSIERHAPWVRHIFIVTNGQIPSWLNLDNPRITIVTHQEIFQNVSHLPTFSSPAIESHIHRISGLSQKFIYLNDDVMFGKDVWPDDFYSHSKGQKVYLTWPVPNCAEGCPGSWIKDGYCDKACNNSACDWDGGDCIGNSGGSRYVAGGGAVGGIGNGPPWQFGAGISGVSYCNQGCANSWLADKFCDQACNVLSCGFDAGDCGQDHFEEMYKVTLQLNQTYYIIPKGECLPYFSFSEIAKKGIEGSYSDNPIIRHASVANKWKTIHLIMHSGMNATVIYFNLTFLNKNDEEFKMQVAVEADTREEPKLNTTSMQKSSYDFKTITSIPEAEMIFEDIPEEKRFPRVRRRRNGTKDSLHEEVIIPSVNVSLLPEDVQLALQNLDLKLLNGDITQKGFNLSKAALLRSFQFLTTVKSIIGLEKKSVHNHSEDQKNHTSWQKPYDVNDSKIKIKANEEVPSRLIGTKGTVVTMDTNKPIHKVKPKSTLPSQTMGSKNETREKVLNALILRETQKSKHTGNLDTGEDAQGMEGGKGRVQVDTNVREGLVGRKLQSYAGSYQGFLPWEKKKYFQDLLDEEESLLKQMSYFTDGKHFGRQLKDTFADSLRYVNKLLNSKFGFTSRKVPAHMPHMIDRTVMQELQDMFPEEFDKTSFHKVRHSEDMQFAFSYFYYLMSAVQPLNISQIFDEVDTDQSGILSDREIRTLATRIHELPLSLQDLTGLEQMLINCSKALPANITQIHVIPPTQEAYYDPNLPPVTKNLVTNCKPVSDRIRKAYKDKNKYRFEIMGEEEIAFKMIRTNVSHVVGQLDDIRKNPRKFVCLNDNIDHNHKDAQTVKAVLRDFYESMFPIPSQFELPREYRNRFLHMHELQEWRAYRDKLKFWTHCVLVTLIVFTVISFFAEQLIALKRKIFPRRRIQKEVGHERIKV from the exons ATGTTTGATTCATACAGAGACAACGTTGCTGGCAAATCATTTCAGAATCG GCTTTGTTTACCCATGCCGATAGACGTGGTATATACCTGGGTGAACGGCACGGATATTGAACTGATCAAAGAATTGCAACAGGTCAGAGAACAGAtggaagaagaacagaaaataatgag GGAGATCCTCGGAAAGAATGCAACGGAACCAACAAAGAAAAG TGAGAAGCAACTGGAGTGTTTGCTGACACACTGCATCAAAGTGCCAATGCTTGTCCTGGATCCTGCACTGCCTACCAATGTCACACTGAAGGACCTGCTGTCCATTCATCCTGCTTTACAAGCTGCTAACAATATGTTCTTtgtagcaaaaccaaaaaatccttcTACCAATGTGACAGTAATTGTTTTTGAGAGCCCTAAGGATG TTGAAGCTGCCCATTCTGGAATGTTAAAAGACAACAGCAAACAGATAGTATGGAGGGGTTACCTG ACTACAGACAAAGAAGTTCCAGGTTTAGTATTAATGCAAGACTTGGCCTTCCTTAGTGGATTTCCAGCTACATTCAAAGAAACAAATCAGCTACGAACAAAACTACCGGAGAGCCTGGCCTCTAAAGTAAAACTG TTGCAGCTCTATTCAGAAGCCAGCGTGGCTCTCTTGCAACTGAATAACCCTAAGGGTTTCCAAGAACTGAGCAAGCAAGCAAAGAAGAACATGACTATAGATGGAAAAGAACTGATGCTTAATCCTGCTTATTTACTGTGGGACCTCAGCTCTGTCAGTCAG tcTAAACAGGATGAAGATATTTCTGCCAGCCGTTTTGAAGATAATGAAGAGCTGAGATATTCATTACGATCAATAGAGAGGCACGCCCCTTGGGTACGGCATATTTTCATTGTCACTAATGGGCAGATTCCTTCCTGGCTTAACCTGGATAATCCTCGGATAACCATAGTGACACATCAG gaaatatttcagaatgtgAGTCACTTGCCTACCTTCAGTTCACCAGCTATTGAAAGTCACATTCATCGTATCAGTGGCCTCTCCCAGAAGTTTATCTATCTCAATGATGATGTTATGTTTGGGAAGGATGTTTGGCCTGATGATTTTTACAGTCACTCTAAAGGTCAAAAG GTTTACTTGACTTGGCCTGTGCCAAACTGTGCTGAGGGATGTCCTGGCTCATGGATTAAAGATGGTTACTGTGATAAAGCCTGTAATAACTCAGCATGTGATTGGGATGGAGGTGATTGCATTG GTAACAGTGGGGGTAGTCGCTATGTTGCTGGTGGAGGTGCAGTTGGAGGTATTGGAAATGGACCACCATGGCAGTTTGGTGCAGGAATAAGTGGTGTTTCATACTGTAACCAAGGCTGTGCTAATTCCTGGCTAGCAGACAAATTCTGTGATCAGGCCTGCAATGTCCTCTCCTGTGGATTTGATGCTGGTGACTGTGGCCAGG ATCACTTTGAAGAGATGTACAAGGTGACACTTCAGCTTAATCAGACCTACTATATTATTCCCAAAGGTGAATGTCTGCCCTACTTCAGCTTCAGTGAAATAGCCAAGAAAGGAATTGAGGGTTCATATAGTGATAATCCAATTATCCGACATGCTTCAGTTGCTAACAAATGGAAGACTATCCACCTCATAATGCATAGTGGCATGAATGCAACTGTGATCTATTTCAACCttacatttctaaataaaaatgatGAAGAGTTTAAAATGCAGGTAGCTGTTGAAGCTGATACTAGAGaggaaccaaaactgaacacaactTCCATGCAAAAATCCAGCTATGATTTTAAAACCATAACTTCAATACCAGAAGCTGAAATGATATTTGAGGATATTCCTGAAGAAAAACGCTTTCCAAGAGTCAGGAGACGTCGAAATGGCACAAAAGACAGTTTGCATGAAGAGGTGATAATACCATCAGTAAACGTGTCTCTCCTTCCTGAAGATGTTCAGCTAGCACTGCAGAACCTGGACTTAAAACTACTAAATGGTGATATCACTCAGAAAGGATTTAACCTATCCAAGGCTGCTCTCCTGAGATCTTTCCAATTCTTAACCACAGTAAAGAGTATTATAGGCCTGGAAAAGAAAAGCGTGCATAATCATTCAGAAGATCAGAAGAACCATACCAGCTGGCAGAAGCCTTATGATGTAAAtgatagcaaaataaaaataaaagcaaatgaagaagTTCCCTCAAGGCTTATAGGAACAAAGGGGACTGTTGTGACAATGGACACAAATAAACCTATTCATAAAGTAAAGCCTAAATCCACACTTCCCTCCCAGACCATGGGAAGTAAAAATGAAACTCGAGAAAAAGTATTGAATGCACTCATATTAAGAGAAACCCAGAAATCAAAACATACTGGGAATTTAGATACTGGAGAAGATGCACAAGgaatggaaggaggaaaagggcGTGTGCAGGTGGATACAAATGTAAGGGAGGGGCTAGTGGGAAGAAAATTACAATCTTATGCTGGAAGCTACCAAGGCTTTTTGCCatgggagaaaaagaagtatttccagGACCTTCTTGAT GAAGAAGAGTCATTACTCAAACAAATGTCATACTTTACTGATGGTAAACATTTTGGAAGGCAGCTGAAAGATACATTTGCTGATTCCCTTCGATATGTAAATAAGCTTTTAAACAGCAAATTTGGATTTACATCTCGGAAAGTCCCTGCTCATATGCCTCACATGATTGACCGCACTGTTATGCAAGAGCTACAGGATAT GTTTCCTGAGGAGTTTGACAAGACATCATTTCACAAAGTGCGGCACTCGGAAGATATGCAGtttgctttttcatatttctaCTATCTTATGAGTGCAGTCCAGCCACTGAACATTTCTCAGATCTTTGATGAGGTTGATACAGACCAGTCAGGCATTTTGTCTGACCGAGAGATTCGCACGTTGGCCACGAGAATCCACGAACTACCATTAAGTTTGCAG GATTTGACAGGTCTAGAACAAATGCTAATAAATTGCTCCAAAGCTCTCCCTGCCAACATCACTCAGATCCACGTCATTCCACCAACTCAGGAAGCATATTATGATCCCAATCTG CCTCCAGTAACAAAAAACCTAGTGACTAATTGCAAACCTGTGAGTGACAGAATTCGTAAGGCATACAAAGACAAAAACAAATACAG GTTTGAAATCATGGGAGAAGAGGAAATTGCCTTCAAAATGATTCGCACAAATGTTTCTCATGTAGTTGGTCAGCTGGATGACATACGAAAAAATCCCAG AAAATTTGTTTGCCTAAATGACAATATTGATCACAATCATAAGGATGCTCAGACAGTGAAAGCGGTGCTTAGGGATTTTTATGAATCAATGTTTCCCATACCTTCCCAATTTGAACTGCCAAGAGAATATCGGAATCGTTTCCTTCACATGCATGAACTCCAGGAATG GAGGGCATACAGAGACAAGCTCAAATTCTGGACCCATTGTGTTCTAGTAACACTTATTGTATTTACAGTCATCTCATTTTTTGCTGAACAG ctAATTGCACTTAAACGGAAGATTTTTCCAAGGAGAAGGATCCAAAAGGAAGTTGGTCATGAACGAATCAAAGTGTAG
- the GNPTAB gene encoding N-acetylglucosamine-1-phosphotransferase subunits alpha/beta isoform X1 → MLLKLLQRQTYTCLSHRYGPCLCLGGLVLMIVSALQFGEVVLEWSRDQYHVMFDSYRDNVAGKSFQNRLCLPMPIDVVYTWVNGTDIELIKELQQVREQMEEEQKIMREILGKNATEPTKKSEKQLECLLTHCIKVPMLVLDPALPTNVTLKDLLSIHPALQAANNMFFVAKPKNPSTNVTVIVFESPKDVEAAHSGMLKDNSKQIVWRGYLTTDKEVPGLVLMQDLAFLSGFPATFKETNQLRTKLPESLASKVKLLQLYSEASVALLQLNNPKGFQELSKQAKKNMTIDGKELMLNPAYLLWDLSSVSQSKQDEDISASRFEDNEELRYSLRSIERHAPWVRHIFIVTNGQIPSWLNLDNPRITIVTHQEIFQNVSHLPTFSSPAIESHIHRISGLSQKFIYLNDDVMFGKDVWPDDFYSHSKGQKVYLTWPVPNCAEGCPGSWIKDGYCDKACNNSACDWDGGDCIGNSGGSRYVAGGGAVGGIGNGPPWQFGAGISGVSYCNQGCANSWLADKFCDQACNVLSCGFDAGDCGQDHFEEMYKVTLQLNQTYYIIPKGECLPYFSFSEIAKKGIEGSYSDNPIIRHASVANKWKTIHLIMHSGMNATVIYFNLTFLNKNDEEFKMQVAVEADTREEPKLNTTSMQKSSYDFKTITSIPEAEMIFEDIPEEKRFPRVRRRRNGTKDSLHEEVIIPSVNVSLLPEDVQLALQNLDLKLLNGDITQKGFNLSKAALLRSFQFLTTVKSIIGLEKKSVHNHSEDQKNHTSWQKPYDVNDSKIKIKANEEVPSRLIGTKGTVVTMDTNKPIHKVKPKSTLPSQTMGSKNETREKVLNALILRETQKSKHTGNLDTGEDAQGMEGGKGRVQVDTNVREGLVGRKLQSYAGSYQGFLPWEKKKYFQDLLDEEESLLKQMSYFTDGKHFGRQLKDTFADSLRYVNKLLNSKFGFTSRKVPAHMPHMIDRTVMQELQDMFPEEFDKTSFHKVRHSEDMQFAFSYFYYLMSAVQPLNISQIFDEVDTDQSGILSDREIRTLATRIHELPLSLQDLTGLEQMLINCSKALPANITQIHVIPPTQEAYYDPNLPPVTKNLVTNCKPVSDRIRKAYKDKNKYRFEIMGEEEIAFKMIRTNVSHVVGQLDDIRKNPRKFVCLNDNIDHNHKDAQTVKAVLRDFYESMFPIPSQFELPREYRNRFLHMHELQEWRAYRDKLKFWTHCVLVTLIVFTVISFFAEQLIALKRKIFPRRRIQKEVGHERIKV, encoded by the exons gttGTTTTGGAGTGGAGCAGAGACCAATATCATGTTATGTTTGATTCATACAGAGACAACGTTGCTGGCAAATCATTTCAGAATCG GCTTTGTTTACCCATGCCGATAGACGTGGTATATACCTGGGTGAACGGCACGGATATTGAACTGATCAAAGAATTGCAACAGGTCAGAGAACAGAtggaagaagaacagaaaataatgag GGAGATCCTCGGAAAGAATGCAACGGAACCAACAAAGAAAAG TGAGAAGCAACTGGAGTGTTTGCTGACACACTGCATCAAAGTGCCAATGCTTGTCCTGGATCCTGCACTGCCTACCAATGTCACACTGAAGGACCTGCTGTCCATTCATCCTGCTTTACAAGCTGCTAACAATATGTTCTTtgtagcaaaaccaaaaaatccttcTACCAATGTGACAGTAATTGTTTTTGAGAGCCCTAAGGATG TTGAAGCTGCCCATTCTGGAATGTTAAAAGACAACAGCAAACAGATAGTATGGAGGGGTTACCTG ACTACAGACAAAGAAGTTCCAGGTTTAGTATTAATGCAAGACTTGGCCTTCCTTAGTGGATTTCCAGCTACATTCAAAGAAACAAATCAGCTACGAACAAAACTACCGGAGAGCCTGGCCTCTAAAGTAAAACTG TTGCAGCTCTATTCAGAAGCCAGCGTGGCTCTCTTGCAACTGAATAACCCTAAGGGTTTCCAAGAACTGAGCAAGCAAGCAAAGAAGAACATGACTATAGATGGAAAAGAACTGATGCTTAATCCTGCTTATTTACTGTGGGACCTCAGCTCTGTCAGTCAG tcTAAACAGGATGAAGATATTTCTGCCAGCCGTTTTGAAGATAATGAAGAGCTGAGATATTCATTACGATCAATAGAGAGGCACGCCCCTTGGGTACGGCATATTTTCATTGTCACTAATGGGCAGATTCCTTCCTGGCTTAACCTGGATAATCCTCGGATAACCATAGTGACACATCAG gaaatatttcagaatgtgAGTCACTTGCCTACCTTCAGTTCACCAGCTATTGAAAGTCACATTCATCGTATCAGTGGCCTCTCCCAGAAGTTTATCTATCTCAATGATGATGTTATGTTTGGGAAGGATGTTTGGCCTGATGATTTTTACAGTCACTCTAAAGGTCAAAAG GTTTACTTGACTTGGCCTGTGCCAAACTGTGCTGAGGGATGTCCTGGCTCATGGATTAAAGATGGTTACTGTGATAAAGCCTGTAATAACTCAGCATGTGATTGGGATGGAGGTGATTGCATTG GTAACAGTGGGGGTAGTCGCTATGTTGCTGGTGGAGGTGCAGTTGGAGGTATTGGAAATGGACCACCATGGCAGTTTGGTGCAGGAATAAGTGGTGTTTCATACTGTAACCAAGGCTGTGCTAATTCCTGGCTAGCAGACAAATTCTGTGATCAGGCCTGCAATGTCCTCTCCTGTGGATTTGATGCTGGTGACTGTGGCCAGG ATCACTTTGAAGAGATGTACAAGGTGACACTTCAGCTTAATCAGACCTACTATATTATTCCCAAAGGTGAATGTCTGCCCTACTTCAGCTTCAGTGAAATAGCCAAGAAAGGAATTGAGGGTTCATATAGTGATAATCCAATTATCCGACATGCTTCAGTTGCTAACAAATGGAAGACTATCCACCTCATAATGCATAGTGGCATGAATGCAACTGTGATCTATTTCAACCttacatttctaaataaaaatgatGAAGAGTTTAAAATGCAGGTAGCTGTTGAAGCTGATACTAGAGaggaaccaaaactgaacacaactTCCATGCAAAAATCCAGCTATGATTTTAAAACCATAACTTCAATACCAGAAGCTGAAATGATATTTGAGGATATTCCTGAAGAAAAACGCTTTCCAAGAGTCAGGAGACGTCGAAATGGCACAAAAGACAGTTTGCATGAAGAGGTGATAATACCATCAGTAAACGTGTCTCTCCTTCCTGAAGATGTTCAGCTAGCACTGCAGAACCTGGACTTAAAACTACTAAATGGTGATATCACTCAGAAAGGATTTAACCTATCCAAGGCTGCTCTCCTGAGATCTTTCCAATTCTTAACCACAGTAAAGAGTATTATAGGCCTGGAAAAGAAAAGCGTGCATAATCATTCAGAAGATCAGAAGAACCATACCAGCTGGCAGAAGCCTTATGATGTAAAtgatagcaaaataaaaataaaagcaaatgaagaagTTCCCTCAAGGCTTATAGGAACAAAGGGGACTGTTGTGACAATGGACACAAATAAACCTATTCATAAAGTAAAGCCTAAATCCACACTTCCCTCCCAGACCATGGGAAGTAAAAATGAAACTCGAGAAAAAGTATTGAATGCACTCATATTAAGAGAAACCCAGAAATCAAAACATACTGGGAATTTAGATACTGGAGAAGATGCACAAGgaatggaaggaggaaaagggcGTGTGCAGGTGGATACAAATGTAAGGGAGGGGCTAGTGGGAAGAAAATTACAATCTTATGCTGGAAGCTACCAAGGCTTTTTGCCatgggagaaaaagaagtatttccagGACCTTCTTGAT GAAGAAGAGTCATTACTCAAACAAATGTCATACTTTACTGATGGTAAACATTTTGGAAGGCAGCTGAAAGATACATTTGCTGATTCCCTTCGATATGTAAATAAGCTTTTAAACAGCAAATTTGGATTTACATCTCGGAAAGTCCCTGCTCATATGCCTCACATGATTGACCGCACTGTTATGCAAGAGCTACAGGATAT GTTTCCTGAGGAGTTTGACAAGACATCATTTCACAAAGTGCGGCACTCGGAAGATATGCAGtttgctttttcatatttctaCTATCTTATGAGTGCAGTCCAGCCACTGAACATTTCTCAGATCTTTGATGAGGTTGATACAGACCAGTCAGGCATTTTGTCTGACCGAGAGATTCGCACGTTGGCCACGAGAATCCACGAACTACCATTAAGTTTGCAG GATTTGACAGGTCTAGAACAAATGCTAATAAATTGCTCCAAAGCTCTCCCTGCCAACATCACTCAGATCCACGTCATTCCACCAACTCAGGAAGCATATTATGATCCCAATCTG CCTCCAGTAACAAAAAACCTAGTGACTAATTGCAAACCTGTGAGTGACAGAATTCGTAAGGCATACAAAGACAAAAACAAATACAG GTTTGAAATCATGGGAGAAGAGGAAATTGCCTTCAAAATGATTCGCACAAATGTTTCTCATGTAGTTGGTCAGCTGGATGACATACGAAAAAATCCCAG AAAATTTGTTTGCCTAAATGACAATATTGATCACAATCATAAGGATGCTCAGACAGTGAAAGCGGTGCTTAGGGATTTTTATGAATCAATGTTTCCCATACCTTCCCAATTTGAACTGCCAAGAGAATATCGGAATCGTTTCCTTCACATGCATGAACTCCAGGAATG GAGGGCATACAGAGACAAGCTCAAATTCTGGACCCATTGTGTTCTAGTAACACTTATTGTATTTACAGTCATCTCATTTTTTGCTGAACAG ctAATTGCACTTAAACGGAAGATTTTTCCAAGGAGAAGGATCCAAAAGGAAGTTGGTCATGAACGAATCAAAGTGTAG
- the GNPTAB gene encoding N-acetylglucosamine-1-phosphotransferase subunits alpha/beta isoform X4, translated as MLLKLLQRQTYTCLSHRYGPCLCLGGLVLMIVSALQFGEVVLEWSRDQYHVMFDSYRDNVAGKSFQNRLCLPMPIDVVYTWVNGTDIELIKELQQVREQMEEEQKIMREILGKNATEPTKKSEKQLECLLTHCIKVPMLVLDPALPTNVTLKDLLSIHPALQAANNMFFVAKPKNPSTNVTVIVFESPKDVEAAHSGMLKDNSKQIVWRGYLTTDKEVPGLVLMQDLAFLSGFPATFKETNQLRTKLPESLASKVKLLQLYSEASVALLQLNNPKGFQELSKQAKKNMTIDGKELMLNPAYLLWDLSSVSQSKQDEDISASRFEDNEELRYSLRSIERHAPWVRHIFIVTNGQIPSWLNLDNPRITIVTHQEIFQNVSHLPTFSSPAIESHIHRISGLSQKFIYLNDDVMFGKDVWPDDFYSHSKGQKVYLTWPVPNCAEGCPGSWIKDGYCDKACNNSACDWDGGDCIGNSGGSRYVAGGGAVGGIGNGPPWQFGAGISGVSYCNQGCANSWLADKFCDQACNVLSCGFDAGDCGQDHFEEMYKVTLQLNQTYYIIPKGECLPYFSFSEIAKKGIEGSYSDNPIIRHASVANKWKTIHLIMHSGMNATVIYFNLTFLNKNDEEFKMQVAVEADTREEPKLNTTSMQKSSYDFKTITSIPEAEMIFEDIPEEKRFPRVRRRRNGTKDSLHEEVIIPSVNVSLLPEDVQLALQNLDLKLLNGDITQKGFNLSKAALLRSFQFLTTVKSIIGLEKKSVHNHSEDQKNHTSWQKPYDVNDSKIKIKANEEVPSRLIGTKGTVVTMDTNKPIHKVKPKSTLPSQTMGSKNETREKVLNALILRETQKSKHTGNLDTGEDAQGMEGGKGRVQVDTNVREGLVGRKLQSYAGSYQGFLPWEKKKYFQDLLDEEESLLKQMSYFTDGKHFGRQLKDTFADSLRYVNKLLNSKFGFTSRKVPAHMPHMIDRTVMQELQDMFPEEFDKTSFHKVRHSEDMQFAFSYFYYLMSAVQPLNISQIFDEVDTDQSGILSDREIRTLATRIHELPLSLQDLTGLEQMLINCSKALPANITQIHVIPPTQEAYYDPNLPPVTKNLVTNCKPVSDRIRKAYKDKNKYRFEIMGEEEIAFKMIRTNVSHVVGQLDDIRKNPRRAYRDKLKFWTHCVLVTLIVFTVISFFAEQLIALKRKIFPRRRIQKEVGHERIKV; from the exons gttGTTTTGGAGTGGAGCAGAGACCAATATCATGTTATGTTTGATTCATACAGAGACAACGTTGCTGGCAAATCATTTCAGAATCG GCTTTGTTTACCCATGCCGATAGACGTGGTATATACCTGGGTGAACGGCACGGATATTGAACTGATCAAAGAATTGCAACAGGTCAGAGAACAGAtggaagaagaacagaaaataatgag GGAGATCCTCGGAAAGAATGCAACGGAACCAACAAAGAAAAG TGAGAAGCAACTGGAGTGTTTGCTGACACACTGCATCAAAGTGCCAATGCTTGTCCTGGATCCTGCACTGCCTACCAATGTCACACTGAAGGACCTGCTGTCCATTCATCCTGCTTTACAAGCTGCTAACAATATGTTCTTtgtagcaaaaccaaaaaatccttcTACCAATGTGACAGTAATTGTTTTTGAGAGCCCTAAGGATG TTGAAGCTGCCCATTCTGGAATGTTAAAAGACAACAGCAAACAGATAGTATGGAGGGGTTACCTG ACTACAGACAAAGAAGTTCCAGGTTTAGTATTAATGCAAGACTTGGCCTTCCTTAGTGGATTTCCAGCTACATTCAAAGAAACAAATCAGCTACGAACAAAACTACCGGAGAGCCTGGCCTCTAAAGTAAAACTG TTGCAGCTCTATTCAGAAGCCAGCGTGGCTCTCTTGCAACTGAATAACCCTAAGGGTTTCCAAGAACTGAGCAAGCAAGCAAAGAAGAACATGACTATAGATGGAAAAGAACTGATGCTTAATCCTGCTTATTTACTGTGGGACCTCAGCTCTGTCAGTCAG tcTAAACAGGATGAAGATATTTCTGCCAGCCGTTTTGAAGATAATGAAGAGCTGAGATATTCATTACGATCAATAGAGAGGCACGCCCCTTGGGTACGGCATATTTTCATTGTCACTAATGGGCAGATTCCTTCCTGGCTTAACCTGGATAATCCTCGGATAACCATAGTGACACATCAG gaaatatttcagaatgtgAGTCACTTGCCTACCTTCAGTTCACCAGCTATTGAAAGTCACATTCATCGTATCAGTGGCCTCTCCCAGAAGTTTATCTATCTCAATGATGATGTTATGTTTGGGAAGGATGTTTGGCCTGATGATTTTTACAGTCACTCTAAAGGTCAAAAG GTTTACTTGACTTGGCCTGTGCCAAACTGTGCTGAGGGATGTCCTGGCTCATGGATTAAAGATGGTTACTGTGATAAAGCCTGTAATAACTCAGCATGTGATTGGGATGGAGGTGATTGCATTG GTAACAGTGGGGGTAGTCGCTATGTTGCTGGTGGAGGTGCAGTTGGAGGTATTGGAAATGGACCACCATGGCAGTTTGGTGCAGGAATAAGTGGTGTTTCATACTGTAACCAAGGCTGTGCTAATTCCTGGCTAGCAGACAAATTCTGTGATCAGGCCTGCAATGTCCTCTCCTGTGGATTTGATGCTGGTGACTGTGGCCAGG ATCACTTTGAAGAGATGTACAAGGTGACACTTCAGCTTAATCAGACCTACTATATTATTCCCAAAGGTGAATGTCTGCCCTACTTCAGCTTCAGTGAAATAGCCAAGAAAGGAATTGAGGGTTCATATAGTGATAATCCAATTATCCGACATGCTTCAGTTGCTAACAAATGGAAGACTATCCACCTCATAATGCATAGTGGCATGAATGCAACTGTGATCTATTTCAACCttacatttctaaataaaaatgatGAAGAGTTTAAAATGCAGGTAGCTGTTGAAGCTGATACTAGAGaggaaccaaaactgaacacaactTCCATGCAAAAATCCAGCTATGATTTTAAAACCATAACTTCAATACCAGAAGCTGAAATGATATTTGAGGATATTCCTGAAGAAAAACGCTTTCCAAGAGTCAGGAGACGTCGAAATGGCACAAAAGACAGTTTGCATGAAGAGGTGATAATACCATCAGTAAACGTGTCTCTCCTTCCTGAAGATGTTCAGCTAGCACTGCAGAACCTGGACTTAAAACTACTAAATGGTGATATCACTCAGAAAGGATTTAACCTATCCAAGGCTGCTCTCCTGAGATCTTTCCAATTCTTAACCACAGTAAAGAGTATTATAGGCCTGGAAAAGAAAAGCGTGCATAATCATTCAGAAGATCAGAAGAACCATACCAGCTGGCAGAAGCCTTATGATGTAAAtgatagcaaaataaaaataaaagcaaatgaagaagTTCCCTCAAGGCTTATAGGAACAAAGGGGACTGTTGTGACAATGGACACAAATAAACCTATTCATAAAGTAAAGCCTAAATCCACACTTCCCTCCCAGACCATGGGAAGTAAAAATGAAACTCGAGAAAAAGTATTGAATGCACTCATATTAAGAGAAACCCAGAAATCAAAACATACTGGGAATTTAGATACTGGAGAAGATGCACAAGgaatggaaggaggaaaagggcGTGTGCAGGTGGATACAAATGTAAGGGAGGGGCTAGTGGGAAGAAAATTACAATCTTATGCTGGAAGCTACCAAGGCTTTTTGCCatgggagaaaaagaagtatttccagGACCTTCTTGAT GAAGAAGAGTCATTACTCAAACAAATGTCATACTTTACTGATGGTAAACATTTTGGAAGGCAGCTGAAAGATACATTTGCTGATTCCCTTCGATATGTAAATAAGCTTTTAAACAGCAAATTTGGATTTACATCTCGGAAAGTCCCTGCTCATATGCCTCACATGATTGACCGCACTGTTATGCAAGAGCTACAGGATAT GTTTCCTGAGGAGTTTGACAAGACATCATTTCACAAAGTGCGGCACTCGGAAGATATGCAGtttgctttttcatatttctaCTATCTTATGAGTGCAGTCCAGCCACTGAACATTTCTCAGATCTTTGATGAGGTTGATACAGACCAGTCAGGCATTTTGTCTGACCGAGAGATTCGCACGTTGGCCACGAGAATCCACGAACTACCATTAAGTTTGCAG GATTTGACAGGTCTAGAACAAATGCTAATAAATTGCTCCAAAGCTCTCCCTGCCAACATCACTCAGATCCACGTCATTCCACCAACTCAGGAAGCATATTATGATCCCAATCTG CCTCCAGTAACAAAAAACCTAGTGACTAATTGCAAACCTGTGAGTGACAGAATTCGTAAGGCATACAAAGACAAAAACAAATACAG GTTTGAAATCATGGGAGAAGAGGAAATTGCCTTCAAAATGATTCGCACAAATGTTTCTCATGTAGTTGGTCAGCTGGATGACATACGAAAAAATCCCAG GAGGGCATACAGAGACAAGCTCAAATTCTGGACCCATTGTGTTCTAGTAACACTTATTGTATTTACAGTCATCTCATTTTTTGCTGAACAG ctAATTGCACTTAAACGGAAGATTTTTCCAAGGAGAAGGATCCAAAAGGAAGTTGGTCATGAACGAATCAAAGTGTAG